A region of Paenibacillus sp. 37 DNA encodes the following proteins:
- a CDS encoding DUF3139 domain-containing protein, giving the protein MSKTFKITSLVVLSFILGISCWAYFGLLGNPLKKNDAEQQVTTYLIEQKGYSPEQLIEVKGTYSSKSSEAPYGASVTFADELEAKYQYIIYNNGEIKQYSHTSDDPKHEEPMVR; this is encoded by the coding sequence ATGAGTAAAACATTCAAGATCACTTCACTTGTCGTCTTATCATTTATACTCGGGATATCCTGCTGGGCTTATTTCGGACTGCTTGGTAATCCGCTCAAGAAAAATGATGCTGAACAACAGGTAACCACTTACCTGATCGAACAGAAAGGTTACTCTCCCGAACAGCTTATCGAAGTAAAAGGGACTTACTCCTCAAAAAGTTCTGAAGCACCTTACGGTGCCTCAGTAACATTCGCAGATGAACTCGAAGCGAAGTACCAATACATCATTTATAACAACGGCGAGATTAAGCAGTACAGTCATACCAGTGATGATCCCAAACATGAGGAGCCCATGGTGAGATAA